The following are encoded together in the Neofelis nebulosa isolate mNeoNeb1 chromosome 9, mNeoNeb1.pri, whole genome shotgun sequence genome:
- the GFRA4 gene encoding GDNF family receptor alpha-4, whose translation MVLCLAPAMLLLLLGVVPGPQRLGEARPWWVPSIPDMLQDSPEPTAAHPRGRPREQQLPAPLLGSPSSARRNRCLDAAEACTADARCQRLRTEYVAQCLGRAAAGGCPQARCRRALRRFFARGPPALTHALLFCSCVNAACAERRRQTFVPACAFSGPGPAPPSCLAPLDACEHSRVCRPRLLAFQASCALAPSAPDGCLQDQAPRCLRAFAGLVGTAITPNYVDNASARVAPWCDCGASGNRREECEAFRGLFTRNRCLDGAIQAFDGGWPVILQDQLDVHQDPENSLLQVSSTDGLLVGSSLLPMLPVLALQPLL comes from the exons GAGTGGTACCTGGGCCTCAGCGCCTGGGGGAAGCCAGGCCTTGGTGGGTCCCATCCATCCCTGACATGTTGCAGGACTCCCCAGAGCCCACCGCCGCCCATCCCCGCGGCAGGCCA CGAGAACAGCAGCTGCCCGCTCCTCTACTAGGGTCGCCGAGTTCGGCCAGACGGAACCGATGCTTGGATGCGGCCGAGGCGTGCACTGCTGATGCGCGGTGCCAGCGGCTGCGCACCGAGTACGTGGCGCAGTGCCTGGGTCGGGCCGCGGCTGGGGGCTGCCCCCAGGCCCGCTGCCGCCGCGCCCTGCGCCGCTTCTTCGCCCGCGGGCCACCAGCTCTCACCCACGCGCTGCTCTTCTGCTCGTGCGTCAACGCCGCGTGCGCCGAGCGCAGGCGCCAGACCTTCGTGCCCGCCTGCGCCTTCTCGGGGCCCGGCCCGGCGCCGCCCTCCTGCCTCGCACCCTTAGACGCCTGCGAGCATAGCCGGGTCTGCAG GCCCCGCCTCCTGGCCTTCCAGGCCTCCTGTGCTCTCGCCCCCAGCGCCCCCGACGGCTGCCTGCAGGACCAAGCCCCCCGCTGCCTGCGCGCCTTCGCGGGCCTCGTAG GCACCGCCATTACCCCCAACTACGTGGACAACGCGAGTGCGCGCGTGGCGCCCTGGTGCGACTGCGGAGCCAGCGGAAACCGGCGTGAGGAGTGCGAAGCTTTCCGGGGGCTCTTCACCAGGAACCGCTGCTTGG ATGGTGCCATACAGGCCTTTGATGGTGGGTGGCCAGTAATCCTGCAGGACCAGCTAGATGTCCACCAGGACCCCGAGAATAGCCTCCTGCAA GTGTCCTCCACAGATGGGCTCCTGGTTGGGAGCTCCCTGCTCCCCATGCTCCCTGTCCTGGCTCTCCAGCCCCTGCTCTGA